The Deltaproteobacteria bacterium CG11_big_fil_rev_8_21_14_0_20_49_13 sequence GGGACTGGTCGAAAGATTCGGAAGTGATGCTCAGGCGCTGAAGGCGGTGGGGTATAAAGAAATGGTGCGTAAGCTTGCCCCGAGCGAAGTCGAGGGGTGCGTAAGTGTCGAAGTGCGTAAGGAAGAAGATGTTGCAGAACTAATTAAGCGAAATACGCGACATTATGCCAAACGCCAGCTTACATGGTTCAGGGCGGATAAAGAAATAAAATGGTTCGAGTATTCACGTCTCAAAGAAATTAAAAAAGTCCTAGCGGATTTTTTGGGCTGATGTTAGTAAGCCCGCGACAAAAATAAAGGAGATAACAATGTCAAAGATCAAAACGATCCATGCACGTGAGATACTCGATTCGCGGGGAAATCCCACAATAGAGGTCGACGTTACGACCGAGAACGGCGTTCTTGGCCGCGCAGCGGTCCCGTCCGGCGCATCGACAGGAATACACGAAGCGCTTGAACTTCGCGACGGCGACAAGGGTCGATACGGCGGCAAGGGCGTTCTAAAGGCGGTGGCAAACGTTAATAACGAGATCGCAAAGGCGTTGACAGGCAAGACGGTTCTTGAACAAGCATCCCTCGATAAGGCCATGATCGATCTGGACGGCACCAAGAACAAGGACAAGCTCGGCGCTAACGCCATTCTCGGTGTTTCCATGGCGGCCGCCAGGGCGGCGGCCATAGAGAAGAAGATCCCTCTTTATAAATATATTGCAGAACTTTTTGGCACCAAAGAAATGACCCTTCCGGTCCCCATGATGAACATTCTAAATGGCGGCGAACATGCCGACAACAACGTCGATATTCAGGAGTGGATGGTGATGCCTGCAGGAGCACCTTCTTTCCGTGAGGCTATTAGAATGGGCGCCGAGATATTCCATTCCCTCAAGAAGGTCCTTAAAGAAAAGAAATACAATACGGGCGTAGGAGATGAAGGCGGATTTGCGCCGAATCTTCGTTCAAATCAGGAAGCCCTTGACGTCATAATGCAGGCGGTGAATTCCGCGGGGTACAAGGCCGGCAAGGACGTCTTCTTCGCGATCGATGCCGCAGCGTCTTCGTTCT is a genomic window containing:
- a CDS encoding phosphopyruvate hydratase — translated: MSKIKTIHAREILDSRGNPTIEVDVTTENGVLGRAAVPSGASTGIHEALELRDGDKGRYGGKGVLKAVANVNNEIAKALTGKTVLEQASLDKAMIDLDGTKNKDKLGANAILGVSMAAARAAAIEKKIPLYKYIAELFGTKEMTLPVPMMNILNGGEHADNNVDIQEWMVMPAGAPSFREAIRMGAEIFHSLKKVLKEKKYNTGVGDEGGFAPNLRSNQEALDVIMQAVNSAGYKAGKDVFFAIDAAASSFFENGTYIMEAEEKQQKSSAEMIEWYKKLVDKYPVVSIEDGLAEDDWDGWESMTEELGKRIQIVGDDIFVTNPIRFKKGIDLKVANSILIKLNQIGSLTETLETINMAHKAGYTTVISHRSGETEDSFIADLAVGTGAGQIKTGSASRSDRIAKYNQLLRIEEELGSKAVYAKFSRS